The segment AGGATCCCAAATCCATTGAGTGCTTTACTTGCTTGTTGTAAAGTGAGTCCGTAACCTTGAGATCGAGCCTCAAAGCCACTATCTCGTTCATACAGCGTAAACGGAATTCCACGATGTAAACAAGCAACAGCAAGTGCTGTTCCTCCAATTCCGCCACCAATAATAGCAATGTGTGGGTAGTTTTCTTTATCAGGTAAAAGATGGTTTGCAGCGCCAACTAAACCAGCTCCTTTACAGTTTAAGCAGGTATACATTTGTCCCTTAGGACGAACAGGAACTGTTCCGTCGCAATTTGTTTTTTCATAGTACTCTAATGCAACTTGGTAGTTGAGGCGCGTTTTCTTTCGAATGCTCTTTTTTCTTTTACCGTTGCCTTTACAGCTTTGGCAAATAACCCAATTTTTATTCTCTACCTTTTCCACCTACCTTTTCTTTATTGTTTTTTTGCTCAGAAAAAAACGAAACTATTTCTTAACAGCAATCATCATATGAGGACTAAATGGTAATAAATATTCATCGTTTTGTGTGAGGTTTTGCAACGCTTTTAACGTTTTAGATTTCTTTTTATCTAACATGTTTGCAAAATATTCGTTGTCTAACCAAATCATTCCTTCAACAGCAAAAAGATTTATAAAGTTGAGGTTTTGCTCTAGAAATTCAGATTTTAATCCTTCTGGTTTATGATAAAAAGCATCCGCTAGTAAAAAAGGAAAATCCTTTGGTGCATCATGAATTCCTGTAGTAAGTTCTTCCTTACACATGTTAAAGAAGGAGTCTGCGTGAATCATTCCATTCATTAAACCAACTACAGTAGAAGCCGTTGCGTTAATTGCAAAGCCTAAAATAATTCCGCCTTTTTTAAGTACTCTTTTTGCCTCAATAATGGCAGCAACTCTATCTTCTCTTTTTTGTAAATGATATAAAGGCCCGTGTAAAATCACCAAGTCGGCAGCATCATTTTTATAAGGTAATTTTGTAGCTTCACCAATAGCCACAGAAAAAGGTTTTTTTAGTTTTTTTGCTCTTTTTTCAGCCAATTTAATATGCTTTAAAACAGGTTCTATTAAATGAACGTGATGTCCTTTGTTAGAAAGCCATTCAGAATATTTTCCTGTTCCTCCACCAACATCAATAATTGTGCTATTTGGTTTAGAAAGATGTTGTTCTATCAATTCTTTAATACGTTCAAACTCAAAAATCCCCATTCCTTTTTCAAGTCTAGTTTCTTCTGAAGCTTTGTTGTAAAAATTGTCTAATTCTTTACTGATAAGTTGTTTGTTTTTCACTTTAAGTATTTAAAAAGATAAAAGTACTTAAATAAAAGTGAAAATAGATTCCTGCTTTTGCTAGAGTGAAAAAAAGGATTGTAAAGAAATGAACGTTTAGTAAATCCCAAAAGATATACTAAACGTTCATTTCTTAAAACCAAACAATAAAAATTATGTGTCAGTTTTTATTTATTTCTGACCTTTTTTAAACCCATAGAGGTTTTGATGTATAAAATCAGTTGGGAATTTATCATCGCCTTTAAAACCAATTTCTATAGTTCCGCTATCTTCTGGTACGTAATCTGTTTTAAAAATATAATCCCAAAGACTTAAGCTAATTCCATAATTCATACCATATTTTCCTTCTGGTAATACATATGCATGATGATATAAATGCATTACAGGGTTATTTATTACATATTTAAATATTCCCCAAGTAATTTTAATATTGGCATGATTAAAGTGACCGATAGTAATGGAAATAAAGTGAACAATATAGGCTTGTTCAGGCTCAAAACCACCAAGAATCATAACTCCAAAAGTTTTTAGAGGTTTGTAAAAGATGTTTTCCATCCAATGGTATCTTAGATGTGCAGCAAAGCCCATTTCTTTCACACTGTGATGTACTTTATGAAATTTCCACAAGAAAGAATATTTATGCAATAATACATGTGTAAACCATTGTACAAAATCAAGAACGATGAAGAAAACAAGTAATTGTAACCAAGGAGCCCAATGTGAAATATCTATAATAGCTAAACTTTTTGCTGTGACATTAAATTCACCAAATAACAAACCTAAAATTTCATAAACCCCACTAATTACAATTGAGAAAATGAAAAAATTGAAAAACATATAAAAGGCATCCAACCAAAAATCACGCCTAAAAATAGACTGATTCTTTCTCCAAGGGAAAGCGATTTCTAAACCCCAAACAAAAAGAGAAATAACAATAAGGCCCCAAAAATAATTTGTGTACCAAGGCACTTCAAAAATTATAGATTTCCATGTCCAATCTACTGTTCCAAAAAAAGCATTTTTAAATGCATCTAAATAATTTTCCATTTTCTTTAATTTTTAATTCTCTAATTTATACCAATCAATATCTTTTAAAATCATGCGCCTTCCTTTTGCTATAGGTGGGTAATTTGCAACTAAATAGTTTACGATAACTTCTTGATTACCTCCTAAATCCCATAGGTTTTGCGTTTTTTGCATCCATTTAATTGTTTCATTCCAGCGCTCAGCATTCATTCTATTTTGTGTTACTAATTTTGCTGAATGACAATTCGTGCAATTGTTAACAACGGTCATTAAGCCTTCTGCATCTAGTAAGCCTGTTCTTATATGTACACCGTTTTCTATTTTATCTTCATCTTCAATTATATCACTATAAATAATAGCCGTTTTTTTAGTCTCAAAAATTGATAATGTGGGGTCGTATACAGTCAAAATTAGTAAAACAGAAGCTATTAATGAAAAAAATAGCGCTAAATAAGCTTTTCTTTCTGCTTTTTTAATTTTTTTTTGAAACTCTTTATCCTCAATCATTAGATAACTTTTACAGCAATTCTATGACATGCATTATTTAAATATCCTTTAGGATTCCAGCCAGGTAATAGCATTGGTTGTGCAACATTATTTGTATCTGTAGCTCTTGCCCAAACTTCATAATATCCTGATTTAGGAAAATTTATTGAAGCAGAAAAATGCTGCCACGCTAAACGATTTATAGGATTTTCTACAGAACAAGTAGTCCATGTAGCGCCAAAATCTATAGAATATTCCATTTTTTTAACCTCTAATTCTCCAGCCCATGCATGACCTCTAATCTTTAGCGCTTTTCCTTCGTTAATGGTAGCTCCTGTTTTAGGATATGTAATTAATGATTTTACTGGCATCGATTCTATAATGCACATGTCTTCATCTTTTACTTTTTCACCTGGAGCAACAGGATTACATGGAATGCGATAAGCCGTTCCAGTCATTTTTGTACCATCATGAATTTTATTTCGAATACTTATTCTATTTACCCATTTTCCAGAAACTGATGCTGGCCAACCACCTGCAACTAAGCGTAAAGGATATCCATGAATTAGCGGAATATCTTTGCCATTCATTTGAAAAGCTAAAATAGTTTCGTCTTGCAATGCTTTTGGCATTGGACAACCTCTAGAAATAGGTTCTTTACTAGGATCTCCACTTAAATGAGTATCTGCTGAATGGTATCCAATATATACAGCATCACTTTTTATACCTGCATCTTCTAGTACATCTTTTAAACGAACACCAGTCCAAGATGCACAATGTACAGCACCAATAGTCCATTGATTTCCTTTTGCTGGTGGATCAAATTCACTTCTACCATTCCCTCCACATTCTAGTGTTAATTGATACGTATGGTGTTTAAATTTTGATTTTAAATCAGCAAGTGAATATGTTTTTTTATTGGTAACAGCTTCTCCATCAATAATAAGTTTCCATTCCTTTGGGTTAATTTCTTCAGGAGTCTTACCATTGTTTCTAATAAACATTGATGCGTTGGGTGTAATTTTATCATCCAGCAAATGAGCTTGCGCTTCAATATTCCAAGGCTTGTCATTTAATACAACCATTCCTTTGTTCTTGTTGAACATTTTAAAAGGATCTGGATCTTGTAATGCTAAAGGAGTATAACCGTCAAGCATTTTAGAACCAAAAACAAGCTCTGTTCCTATAAGTGCGGTAAATGAACTCAATACTGAGTTTTTTATAAAGTTCCTTCTTTTCAAAATAATAAAATTATAAGTGTATATAAATTGTTGAACAATTTACAGCTATTAACTTTTTTTATGTGTAACTTATGTTACATAAAAATAAAAAATATTTTTTTAATATTACATAATTATTAAAATATTAACTTATGAGTTTAATGAAAAAAGATTATGAAACTAGTTTTACTGGTTGGTCGTTTATATTGGCAGCTGTTTTGCTATGGTTTGGTTGGGCGTTATCGTCTCATCATATTGGTGAATATATAGTTGCTTCAGATTTCCCTAAAATAGGAGAGAACGTTTGGTACTGGATATGGATGTATCGTATTCATATTTTTGGTTGGGTTACTATGGGTATTTCAATGTTTGCATTGATGTCTATGACTACAGGTAAACCTTATCGAGTAGTTGTGCTTTCTGGTATAGGAATGATTGTAGTTGGTACTTTTACTTTGGCTATTGCCAACGCCTATTTTTACAATTTTGGTGCTTGGGGTGTTGGACAAACAGCCGGAATGACTGCAGCTGAAATTACTGAATTTATGGATAGTATTTTATTTACAAACCAGTATGTTACTTGTTTTATACGTTTTGGACGTATTTTCTCTGGTGTTGGATTAATACTGTTAGGGTATGCTTTTATTAAATGGAAAATGTTTAGTGCTTGGTTAGGTTGGTTTACAATGTTGCTAGGTTTTATAGCAATGGGTATTATTATATCTATTCCAGATAATTATGAAATTTACAAGCCTGTATTCCATGTTAAAGCTATTTGGTTGTTAACAATGGGTATTGTATTATTATCGAAAGGAATTCATTTACCAAAAGCGAAATCTTAAATTTTATATTTATTCTAATTTAGAAAAAGGGTTTTCTTAAATCTTTTTTCTAAATTATTTTAAGGTAATGTGAGTTGATGAAGTAAAGGTTTATCCACAAACCTTAAAATCTTCTCTCTCTTGAATTTCGCCAACCAAGTTTCCTTCTTTATTAATTACAAAACCACAACAATCTATAAATTCTTGTACACTTACAATAACAGTTTTCAAATAAAGAATAATTAAATAAATGATATTCATAGAAACTACTTACAGAACATTTAGTGGGACAAAAAAAATTATAGAAGTACGACAAAAAAAACAAACACAGTGGGTTATTTATAAAGATGACAGCCCTTCCTATTTTGTTGATTTATACGATTTAGAAAAAGAATCAAACAGTATGATGAATAGCTTAGTTTTATGTGCAAAGAGATCTATCAAAGAAGTTTTAGAGCTTATTAATAAAAAGAATAACATTAACTTATCTGTGCCTAAAATTTCTCGTTTAGGTTTTAAAAAGAAAATAAAATCTGAATTAATAGAGTTAGACCTAGGGCCCATTCCAGAAAAATGGTTAGCTTATTCTTTATGAAACATCAGAATATGAACGCCATTTTTTTATGGTTTTCATTAATCTTTCCGTCATTACTAAGAATGAAGCATTCTTTTTGTCTTAAGAGCTTACTTCTTCCCCCCATTTCTTTGTAATGACTTTTTTTAGTCAATACAAGAAAAACACGCGTATTTATTGCCAATAAAACTCTTATGGTGTGCTGTTTTTTTAATCTTCACATTACAAATGCATTGCTATTCTATGTATAGTTATAGAAACTAGAAGGCATGAAGAAAACTCAATTTAAAATTTATATTTTACAGTTACTTAAAATGAAGTTTTGCCTAATCTTGGGATAGTGAATGTCTTTATTAAAGAAATTAATATTCCTATGGTTTAGGTTGTAATTTTAAGAGAAGATACCTTTACGCCATCTGAAAGTTACATCAAGTAAATACTGTTTTCTAAATGTCTAATACTTATATTATTTGTAACGGATTTTTTGCTGACTTATTTACCGGAGTAGACCATAAGTATAGATAACAGACCTTAAAACTATCCTTATGATTATTACAATATCTAGAAAAGGTATTTACGTTAAAAGATATCACTCACATATTATTTCAAATGTAAAAGACTAACGTGAAGGTTGTGTATTAATTAAATTTTACACTAGTTAAAAATAAATATTTGGTTTAGTAATACTCTATTTCTCGTTCTAAGACGGATGTTGGAATATTGTTCTTATAATCAATATGTATACCCCAATTACTTTCTTTATCAAAGGTCTATTTAAAGGTCTTTTTTCTTTCTAAAGTTCCATCTGAATTATAAATATCAGGTTCAAGTTTATTGTCTTTCTCGTCCAGTTTATAAATTACTCTACACATAATTGATCTGAGGCTAACCCTTTCAATTATATTGCCTCTTTTATCACGTTTGTAAATTGTTTTTCCGCTTAAAACTCCATCTAAATTATAATAAATGGAATGAATTAAATTTCCTTTATCGTCCAGGTTATAATTTTTTTTTCCATAGTATTGTTTCACCTAATTCATAAGAATCGACTTCAATTAGATTGCTATTATTGGTAAAATTTCTTGAAGGTTCATCGTCAAAACTATTATCAAAACCAACACTTCCCTTTTTGATAAAATCAAGTTTATTAACAGCTTCATAGAAAGGTGTTTTTAAATTCTGCAATAGTCACAAATTACTATTAAATAGCGCCGAAGTTATACTTAGAATTCCCCGCTCGTATACAAACCATATGACAAAAATCATTTTATATATCTATCATAAAATTTATTTTTGTTTAAAAATAAATTGCAAATAATAGTGGAAAACATTTCTATAGAATTTACACACACATTTTGTAATACTAAAAGTATTAACATAAAACACAGTTAAGTTCTAAATGGAAAAATTGGCATTTTAAAATCTGCCTTTTTTTCAAGCAACATTGTTTTAAGCTACAAATAGAAACATATTATTAAACATGAAGAAGCTATTATTACTTGTATCATGTCTATTATTACTTGTATCATGCAGTGATAATATAGTAATTGAAAATAATCAATTAGA is part of the Polaribacter sp. SA4-10 genome and harbors:
- a CDS encoding class I SAM-dependent methyltransferase, with product MKNKQLISKELDNFYNKASEETRLEKGMGIFEFERIKELIEQHLSKPNSTIIDVGGGTGKYSEWLSNKGHHVHLIEPVLKHIKLAEKRAKKLKKPFSVAIGEATKLPYKNDAADLVILHGPLYHLQKREDRVAAIIEAKRVLKKGGIILGFAINATASTVVGLMNGMIHADSFFNMCKEELTTGIHDAPKDFPFLLADAFYHKPEGLKSEFLEQNLNFINLFAVEGMIWLDNEYFANMLDKKKSKTLKALQNLTQNDEYLLPFSPHMMIAVKK
- a CDS encoding sterol desaturase family protein, translating into MENYLDAFKNAFFGTVDWTWKSIIFEVPWYTNYFWGLIVISLFVWGLEIAFPWRKNQSIFRRDFWLDAFYMFFNFFIFSIVISGVYEILGLLFGEFNVTAKSLAIIDISHWAPWLQLLVFFIVLDFVQWFTHVLLHKYSFLWKFHKVHHSVKEMGFAAHLRYHWMENIFYKPLKTFGVMILGGFEPEQAYIVHFISITIGHFNHANIKITWGIFKYVINNPVMHLYHHAYVLPEGKYGMNYGISLSLWDYIFKTDYVPEDSGTIEIGFKGDDKFPTDFIHQNLYGFKKGQK
- a CDS encoding monoheme cytochrome C, translated to MIEDKEFQKKIKKAERKAYLALFFSLIASVLLILTVYDPTLSIFETKKTAIIYSDIIEDEDKIENGVHIRTGLLDAEGLMTVVNNCTNCHSAKLVTQNRMNAERWNETIKWMQKTQNLWDLGGNQEVIVNYLVANYPPIAKGRRMILKDIDWYKLEN
- a CDS encoding sulfite oxidase; protein product: MKRRNFIKNSVLSSFTALIGTELVFGSKMLDGYTPLALQDPDPFKMFNKNKGMVVLNDKPWNIEAQAHLLDDKITPNASMFIRNNGKTPEEINPKEWKLIIDGEAVTNKKTYSLADLKSKFKHHTYQLTLECGGNGRSEFDPPAKGNQWTIGAVHCASWTGVRLKDVLEDAGIKSDAVYIGYHSADTHLSGDPSKEPISRGCPMPKALQDETILAFQMNGKDIPLIHGYPLRLVAGGWPASVSGKWVNRISIRNKIHDGTKMTGTAYRIPCNPVAPGEKVKDEDMCIIESMPVKSLITYPKTGATINEGKALKIRGHAWAGELEVKKMEYSIDFGATWTTCSVENPINRLAWQHFSASINFPKSGYYEVWARATDTNNVAQPMLLPGWNPKGYLNNACHRIAVKVI